The Hymenobacter sp. GOD-10R genome includes a window with the following:
- a CDS encoding glycosyltransferase family 2 protein, translating into MPEPLLSVIVPVYNEEGLIDTLLQRCFSALESITAAFELICVDDGSRDQTLPRLLAARASEPRLKVLVLSRNFGHQSAYTAGLHAAKGQYIAMMDGDLQDPPELLPRMYDLLRTNQCDIAYGQRTDRAEGWGRQMLIKGFHGIFSSFSRMEQSDNVGNFSMLNRKALNAFLSLHEKNRYLPGLRAFIGYRQLPVPYSRQARHDGTLPKMSYKRLFALALDALFSFSDLPIKICLYTGLFGMIVFLLGGIWVLASKALHIAPFGWSSLELSIYFIGSIQLLFLGVLGEYVFRIYRENQNRPIYFIQDYHDE; encoded by the coding sequence ATGCCTGAGCCCCTCTTATCGGTAATTGTCCCAGTTTACAACGAAGAAGGGCTTATCGATACGTTGTTACAGCGCTGCTTCTCTGCTCTGGAAAGCATTACCGCTGCATTTGAGCTAATCTGCGTAGATGACGGTAGTCGTGACCAGACTCTGCCGCGTTTGCTGGCTGCTCGGGCCAGCGAACCTAGGCTGAAGGTGCTCGTGCTATCCCGAAACTTTGGGCATCAGTCGGCTTACACGGCCGGGTTGCATGCTGCAAAGGGGCAGTACATCGCCATGATGGATGGCGACCTGCAAGATCCGCCCGAGTTGTTGCCGCGCATGTATGACTTGCTGCGTACCAACCAGTGTGACATTGCGTATGGGCAGCGCACCGACCGCGCCGAAGGCTGGGGCCGTCAAATGCTGATCAAAGGCTTTCACGGCATCTTCAGTAGCTTTTCCCGCATGGAGCAAAGCGACAACGTGGGCAATTTTTCGATGCTCAACCGCAAGGCGTTGAATGCGTTCTTATCGCTGCACGAAAAGAACCGCTACTTACCAGGCTTGCGAGCATTCATCGGGTATCGGCAGTTACCCGTGCCTTACTCCCGGCAGGCCCGCCACGATGGTACGCTCCCGAAGATGTCGTACAAGCGGCTGTTTGCGCTAGCCCTCGACGCGCTATTCTCCTTCTCCGACCTGCCTATCAAAATTTGCCTATACACGGGCCTGTTCGGTATGATTGTCTTCTTGTTGGGCGGAATCTGGGTATTAGCCAGTAAAGCCCTGCACATTGCTCCGTTTGGCTGGTCATCGTTGGAGCTGAGCATCTACTTCATTGGCTCTATCCAACTGCTATTTTTAGGTGTGCTAGGCGAATACGTTTTTCGGATCTACCGCGAAAATCAGAACCGCCCTATTTACTTCATTCAGGATTATCACGATGAGTAA
- a CDS encoding GH92 family glycosyl hydrolase, with protein MPNVSTFLRRALARPLYGFLGSCLLLAGTTVHAQKLTNYVDPMIGTGGHGHVFLGANVPFGAVQVGPQNIFKGWDWCSGYHYSDSLITGFSHTHLSGTGGSDLGDVLIMPYTGAIKTDKGQQKTPHQGYLSRFSHQREVAKPGYYAVTLDDYNIRAELTSTARVGFHRYTFPSDQKEAHVIIDLKEGIDDKATDTYIEQVDPQTFVGYRFSKGWAVDQRLYFAIKTSQPVPQFAVYNAAKQLTGKSGKGLAIKGVFSFANAPRTLQLKVGISPVSTENALANIQAEIPGWSFASVQKQADKEWNKQLAKVTIKTPDPTARRIFYTAMYHALFAPALFNDANGDYRGTDKQVYTKAPFANYSIFSLWDTYRAEHALFTLVQPERVNDMMQSMLAIHKEQGKLPIWHLLGNETNTMVGYSAVPAMAEAFLKGTPGLDGEQVLAAMKAASTRDDQGVRFVKSLGFIPADQESESVAKAMEYAIDDWSIAQVAKKLGKTEDYQTYSARAKYYQKYYDPHTRFMRGLTTDGKFQLPFDPIQSIHRQNNYTEGNAWQYTWLVPHDVPGLIKLFGSDAAFTQKLDSLFIVQGSLGESASPDISGLIGMYAHGNEPSHATVYLYPYAGQQWKTAEKVRQVLREMYKDKPDGISGNEDCGQMSAWYILSALGFYPVSPSSGAYVLGSPIIDKATIRLANGKTFVITAKSNSAENPYIQSVKLNGKPYSNSYLLHKDIVAGGTLELTMGPKPNQAFGTDPANRPRELYE; from the coding sequence ATGCCTAACGTTTCCACCTTTCTTCGGCGGGCGCTTGCCCGACCACTGTATGGCTTCCTTGGTAGCTGCTTACTGCTAGCAGGTACTACTGTTCACGCGCAAAAGCTGACCAACTACGTTGACCCCATGATTGGTACTGGCGGCCATGGGCACGTTTTTCTGGGAGCCAATGTGCCATTTGGAGCCGTACAGGTAGGACCGCAGAACATTTTTAAGGGTTGGGACTGGTGCTCTGGCTACCACTATTCGGATAGTCTTATTACGGGCTTCTCCCACACGCACCTGAGCGGTACGGGTGGTTCTGACCTAGGTGATGTGCTAATTATGCCTTACACAGGGGCCATCAAAACGGACAAAGGCCAGCAGAAGACGCCGCACCAAGGCTACTTGTCAAGGTTTTCACACCAGCGGGAAGTGGCAAAGCCTGGCTACTATGCCGTTACGCTCGACGATTACAATATCCGGGCGGAGCTGACCAGCACTGCCCGCGTGGGCTTTCACCGCTACACCTTCCCAAGCGACCAGAAAGAGGCGCACGTTATTATTGATCTGAAAGAAGGCATCGACGACAAAGCCACCGACACCTACATCGAGCAAGTGGACCCGCAGACGTTCGTGGGCTATCGTTTTTCTAAAGGCTGGGCCGTCGATCAGCGCCTGTACTTTGCCATTAAAACCTCGCAGCCAGTACCGCAGTTTGCTGTTTATAACGCGGCCAAGCAGCTTACTGGCAAGTCGGGTAAGGGGCTAGCTATCAAAGGGGTATTCAGCTTTGCCAATGCCCCGCGCACGTTGCAACTTAAGGTGGGTATCTCGCCAGTAAGCACGGAGAATGCGCTGGCAAACATTCAGGCTGAAATCCCCGGCTGGAGCTTTGCCAGCGTGCAAAAGCAAGCCGATAAGGAGTGGAATAAGCAGCTAGCCAAGGTGACGATCAAAACACCAGATCCCACGGCCCGGCGCATCTTCTACACCGCCATGTACCACGCGCTGTTTGCGCCAGCTTTGTTCAACGATGCCAACGGCGATTACCGCGGCACCGATAAGCAGGTGTACACGAAAGCGCCTTTTGCTAACTACAGCATCTTCTCGCTCTGGGATACCTACCGCGCCGAGCACGCCTTGTTCACGCTGGTGCAGCCGGAGCGGGTCAACGATATGATGCAGTCGATGCTGGCCATTCATAAGGAGCAAGGCAAACTGCCCATCTGGCACCTGCTGGGCAACGAAACTAACACGATGGTAGGCTACAGCGCCGTACCCGCCATGGCCGAAGCTTTCCTCAAAGGCACGCCCGGCCTCGATGGCGAGCAAGTGCTAGCTGCCATGAAGGCCGCTAGTACCCGCGACGACCAAGGGGTTCGGTTTGTTAAGTCGCTGGGCTTCATTCCGGCCGACCAGGAAAGTGAGTCTGTAGCCAAGGCTATGGAGTACGCCATCGACGACTGGAGTATTGCGCAGGTAGCCAAGAAGTTAGGCAAGACGGAAGACTATCAGACTTACAGTGCTCGCGCCAAGTACTACCAGAAGTACTACGACCCACATACCCGCTTCATGCGCGGCCTGACCACTGACGGCAAGTTTCAGCTGCCCTTTGACCCAATCCAGTCGATCCACCGCCAGAACAACTATACCGAGGGCAACGCTTGGCAGTACACCTGGCTCGTGCCCCACGATGTGCCAGGCCTGATCAAACTATTTGGTAGCGATGCCGCTTTTACACAGAAGCTTGATAGCTTATTCATTGTGCAGGGAAGTTTAGGGGAAAGCGCTTCACCCGATATTTCGGGGCTGATCGGCATGTATGCCCACGGCAACGAACCTAGCCACGCCACTGTGTACCTTTATCCGTATGCAGGGCAGCAGTGGAAAACGGCCGAGAAGGTGCGCCAGGTGCTACGCGAGATGTACAAAGACAAGCCCGACGGCATCAGCGGCAACGAAGACTGCGGGCAGATGTCGGCGTGGTATATCCTGTCGGCGTTGGGCTTTTATCCGGTTAGTCCGAGCAGCGGCGCCTATGTGCTTGGGAGCCCAATTATTGACAAAGCCACCATTCGGCTGGCGAATGGTAAAACATTTGTTATTACTGCCAAAAGCAACAGCGCGGAGAACCCCTATATTCAGTCGGTGAAGTTGAATGGCAAGCCTTATTCTAATAGCTACTTGCTACACAAGGACATCGTCGCTGGCGGCACGTTGGAATTAACGATGGGCCCTAAGCCTAATCAGGCATTTGGGACAGACCCCGCCAACCGTCCGCGCGAGTTGTACGAGTAA
- a CDS encoding sugar MFS transporter, producing MASPPPVLNSRPTAGTASAQTQRYTSALAAVTTLFFLWGFITCLNDILIPYLKAIFQLSFAQANLINLCFFGAYFLMSIPSGKLVARLGYKRGMLLGFVVAAIGAFLFYPAAAQRAYGLFLGALFVLASGITLLQVAANPYVAILGPSESASSRLTLTQAFNSLGTTIAPLLGSALILSRLPKLDSTADAASIDVSAVQMPYLVIGGALLLISLILSRINLPAIEHAAEDSEVTGDHRTSARQYRHLILGVVGIFAYVGAEVAIGSHIASYVALPDVLSLDPVAAGNKVAFYWGAAMVGRFAGAYLLNKFAPTKLLAINAVGAVVLVLISINTTGAVAMWSLLAVGLMNSLMYPTIFTLAMAGLGRHTEEGSGLLCTAIVGGALVPMLFGFIADHSSLRIALLLPVVCYVYIMWYGLRGSRRSVA from the coding sequence ATGGCTTCTCCGCCCCCCGTTCTCAACTCCCGCCCAACTGCTGGTACTGCGTCGGCCCAAACGCAGCGCTATACGTCGGCACTGGCAGCCGTTACCACGTTGTTCTTTCTGTGGGGGTTCATCACCTGCCTGAACGACATCCTGATTCCTTATCTGAAGGCTATTTTTCAGCTGTCGTTCGCTCAGGCCAACCTCATCAACTTATGCTTTTTCGGGGCTTATTTCCTGATGAGTATCCCTTCGGGTAAGCTCGTGGCACGGCTGGGCTACAAGCGGGGCATGCTACTAGGGTTTGTGGTGGCGGCCATCGGGGCTTTCTTGTTTTATCCGGCAGCGGCTCAGCGGGCTTACGGGCTGTTTTTGGGTGCACTATTCGTGCTAGCTTCGGGCATTACGCTGCTGCAAGTAGCGGCTAACCCATACGTGGCCATTCTCGGGCCGTCGGAGTCAGCTTCATCACGCCTAACCCTAACGCAGGCGTTTAACTCCCTGGGCACTACCATCGCTCCTTTGCTAGGTAGCGCTCTAATTCTGAGCCGCCTGCCGAAGCTTGACAGCACGGCCGACGCTGCTAGCATTGATGTAAGCGCCGTGCAGATGCCTTACCTCGTTATTGGCGGTGCGCTACTGCTCATTAGCCTTATCCTGAGCCGGATTAACTTACCCGCCATTGAGCACGCTGCTGAGGATAGCGAAGTTACTGGCGACCATCGCACTAGCGCTCGGCAGTATCGCCATCTGATTCTAGGTGTTGTGGGCATCTTCGCTTACGTAGGCGCTGAAGTAGCTATTGGTTCGCACATTGCCAGCTACGTAGCCTTACCCGATGTGCTTTCACTCGATCCAGTAGCCGCCGGTAATAAGGTAGCTTTTTACTGGGGTGCTGCCATGGTAGGGCGTTTTGCCGGGGCTTATCTGCTCAACAAGTTTGCTCCTACGAAGCTATTGGCTATTAACGCTGTAGGCGCGGTTGTACTCGTTTTGATTTCGATCAATACGACGGGCGCCGTGGCCATGTGGTCGTTGCTGGCAGTAGGGTTGATGAATTCGCTCATGTACCCTACCATCTTTACGCTGGCCATGGCGGGCCTAGGTCGTCACACGGAAGAAGGCTCGGGTCTACTGTGCACGGCCATTGTGGGTGGAGCACTGGTGCCTATGCTGTTTGGCTTCATTGCCGACCACAGCAGCCTGCGAATCGCCTTGCTGCTCCCGGTAGTGTGCTACGTCTATATTATGTGGTACGGACTCCGTGGCAGCCGCCGAAGTGTAGCCTAG
- a CDS encoding RagB/SusD family nutrient uptake outer membrane protein, which produces MLSYIRFRAQTAAICAGLLLTATGCKDFLEEDNRSSLTQENYFTNATQAQSAVDGLYNRLRIMNTDVGYGESIWVGLELMAGHATTLGQSFNNSQLINQSIDPANPYFSNMWNTAYNGIAAANLAITRIPAVSMDETQKKSLLGQAYFVRAFLYYHLVRLYGDVPLLTVPVDGSSADLYPTRAPQTDVYNLIIADLQAAEQSGLPAVDRTGRISQGAVKALLSSVYLTTAGYPLQIKANYQKAADKAAELIDANSYPLFVTKTVKTKVDSAVYINLHNNASKNQGELILQAQYAFGIATNAISALVIPYFVGISKYNDEFGAVIPTPAFYNSYEPGDLRTKEQQFYFSKYPSIKNAGQTVNFGTQALYKYFQVESATGNGVGDENWTLLRMPEVMLIYAEAVNEAGSANAKAYEQINAIRRRAMLPELRGLSQAQFREAVWKERYHELAYENKAYFDIQRTRQTYDVVNNRFVNVVGFKAEVGPAFQEKYLLWGIPSAEINNNKKLTQNPGW; this is translated from the coding sequence ATGCTTTCCTATATTCGCTTTCGCGCCCAGACCGCAGCAATTTGTGCGGGCTTACTGCTGACCGCTACCGGCTGCAAAGACTTCCTGGAAGAAGACAACCGCTCGTCGCTCACGCAGGAGAACTACTTCACCAACGCCACGCAGGCCCAATCGGCCGTTGATGGCCTCTACAACCGCCTCCGCATCATGAACACCGACGTGGGCTACGGCGAGTCCATCTGGGTGGGCCTCGAGCTGATGGCCGGGCACGCCACGACCCTCGGGCAGAGCTTCAACAACAGCCAGCTCATCAACCAGAGCATCGACCCGGCTAACCCGTACTTTTCCAACATGTGGAATACGGCTTATAACGGTATTGCGGCAGCCAACCTGGCCATAACTCGTATTCCGGCCGTCTCGATGGATGAGACGCAGAAGAAGTCGCTGCTCGGGCAAGCGTATTTTGTTCGCGCGTTTCTCTATTACCACTTGGTGCGCTTATATGGTGATGTACCGCTGCTTACGGTACCGGTGGATGGATCGAGCGCAGACCTCTATCCTACCCGCGCGCCACAAACCGACGTGTATAACCTCATCATCGCCGACCTCCAAGCCGCCGAGCAATCGGGCTTGCCGGCCGTCGATCGTACGGGGCGCATTTCACAGGGCGCAGTAAAGGCGCTGCTATCCAGTGTCTATCTGACCACGGCTGGTTATCCTTTGCAGATAAAAGCGAACTATCAGAAGGCCGCTGACAAAGCTGCTGAGCTGATTGATGCCAACAGCTACCCGTTGTTCGTGACCAAGACGGTCAAGACCAAGGTTGACTCGGCCGTGTACATCAACTTGCACAACAATGCCAGCAAGAACCAAGGGGAGCTGATTTTGCAAGCACAATATGCTTTCGGTATTGCCACCAATGCTATCAGCGCACTCGTGATTCCCTACTTCGTGGGCATTTCAAAATACAACGACGAGTTTGGCGCCGTCATTCCTACCCCTGCTTTCTATAATAGCTACGAGCCGGGCGACCTGCGCACCAAGGAGCAGCAGTTTTACTTTTCGAAGTACCCGTCGATCAAGAACGCTGGCCAGACCGTCAACTTCGGTACCCAGGCCCTATATAAGTACTTCCAGGTGGAAAGCGCTACCGGCAACGGCGTAGGCGACGAGAACTGGACGTTGTTGCGCATGCCCGAAGTGATGCTCATCTACGCAGAAGCAGTCAATGAAGCTGGTAGCGCAAACGCTAAGGCGTACGAGCAGATCAATGCCATCCGGCGGCGGGCCATGCTGCCCGAACTCCGCGGCCTAAGCCAAGCGCAGTTCCGCGAGGCCGTGTGGAAGGAGCGTTACCACGAGCTAGCCTACGAGAACAAAGCGTACTTCGACATTCAGCGCACCCGCCAGACCTACGACGTCGTCAACAACCGCTTTGTGAACGTAGTGGGCTTCAAGGCTGAAGTTGGACCAGCTTTCCAAGAGAAATATCTACTGTGGGGCATTCCCTCCGCCGAAATCAACAACAACAAGAAGCTAACCCAGAACCCAGGCTGGTAA
- a CDS encoding TonB-dependent receptor, whose amino-acid sequence MPNFLSLKKLYGIPLLALGTAVLPLSQATANHAAASLFRRVEVTVQGTVTDDKGSPLPGATIILKGANGVGASSDAEGRFSLTVPTGNETLIVSSIGFVAQEIQLGGKTTITIKLVTDTKALDEVVVVGYGTQKRSDITGAVGSVKASELVERPVVNVAQGLQGKVAGVDVSLNSGQPGGSPTIRVRGYSSISAGNTPLYVVDGVFWEQGITTLNPNDIESLEVLKDASATAIYGARGSSGVILITTKRGRKGSQISYDNYVSVSQMARKLDLLNARDFLAMEDLGYQNVQKYDPAGWAAGKYANKDPRIKRQALANPNDPKRLFDENLNPLYDVDWQKETTQTGVAQSHNLSFSGGSDQTTFGLFLNYTNAEGIIRETYQKRYSGRLTVDNQVKKWLKVGATLNYSNIEDKIGNNFVGGNNIPRLLIEMIPIVPIKYPNGTYGKRQDYPDMEGGDNPVALTREDVNLTRNQVFAGNMYANFTFSPSLTFRSVFGANISSQFNPTYESNLVQLRAGTQSLAGVGAYDGKSLQWQNYLTYNKAFNQDHSLNVVVGVDAQRSQSQGIYTETQGLSDNAYLYNNLAAGATPQVQGTLNGVANQFNANQFLSFFGRANYGYKDRYLLTATFRADGASRFGADNQWGYFPSAAAAWRISQESFLADNSTISDLKLRFGYGQTGNSDFSNYQSQARLGTNSYVINGTRVGGTTISTLGNPDLGWERASQYDLGLNLGLWQNRLTFEADLYSRTTTKLLLAAPVPRTSGYGSITRNVGSVRNQGLELSLNTVNITGKAFTWSTGFNISFLKNRVVALGPAGDDIYPGPNFLNETNVLRIGQPVGSLFGLVRTGTWSTAEADEAKRYNKLPGDLKFADQNNDGQINDLDRVIIGKSIPTGFGSFSNTFTYKGLDLLVDVQFTYGNDVMNLTHHSALDRTDQANSYSRAYTEAWTPDRQNTMIAQVRPSYVYYDSRIDSYKVEDGSFIRGRNAVLGYSFPSALVERIKLSRLRVYVSAQNFFLITKYKGYDPETSTYTNAFAQGIQFFDYPKARTFTAGLNVTL is encoded by the coding sequence ATGCCTAACTTTTTATCTCTCAAAAAATTATATGGCATCCCATTGCTTGCGCTAGGCACGGCGGTGCTACCCCTTAGCCAAGCAACAGCCAACCATGCTGCGGCGTCCTTGTTCCGACGCGTAGAGGTAACTGTGCAAGGTACCGTTACGGATGATAAGGGCAGCCCGCTGCCTGGCGCCACCATTATTCTGAAAGGTGCCAATGGTGTAGGCGCTTCTTCCGACGCAGAAGGCCGCTTTAGCCTTACCGTACCTACTGGCAACGAGACACTGATTGTCTCCTCCATTGGCTTTGTGGCGCAGGAAATACAGCTCGGTGGGAAAACAACCATCACTATCAAGCTCGTGACCGATACGAAGGCCCTGGACGAAGTGGTAGTGGTAGGCTACGGAACTCAAAAGCGCTCCGATATTACCGGTGCCGTGGGTAGCGTAAAGGCCAGCGAGCTAGTGGAACGCCCCGTAGTGAACGTAGCGCAAGGTCTGCAAGGCAAGGTAGCGGGCGTAGACGTATCGCTGAACTCGGGGCAACCAGGCGGTTCGCCCACCATCCGCGTGCGGGGCTACTCTTCCATTTCGGCTGGCAACACGCCACTGTACGTGGTCGATGGTGTGTTCTGGGAGCAGGGCATCACGACGCTTAACCCGAATGATATTGAAAGCCTCGAAGTGCTGAAAGACGCCTCGGCTACCGCTATTTACGGAGCGCGCGGCAGCAGCGGGGTTATTCTGATCACTACCAAGCGCGGCCGTAAAGGCAGCCAGATATCCTACGACAACTACGTGAGCGTTAGCCAAATGGCGCGCAAGCTTGACCTACTCAATGCCCGCGACTTCTTGGCCATGGAGGACCTAGGCTACCAGAACGTGCAGAAGTACGACCCTGCCGGCTGGGCAGCCGGTAAGTACGCGAACAAAGACCCACGCATCAAACGCCAAGCACTAGCTAACCCCAACGACCCTAAGCGCCTGTTCGATGAGAACTTGAACCCGCTCTACGACGTGGATTGGCAGAAAGAAACCACTCAGACGGGTGTGGCCCAGAGTCATAACCTATCGTTTTCGGGTGGTAGCGACCAAACTACCTTTGGCCTGTTTCTGAACTACACCAACGCCGAAGGCATCATTCGGGAAACGTATCAGAAGCGCTATTCGGGCCGCCTGACGGTAGACAACCAGGTGAAAAAGTGGCTGAAAGTGGGCGCGACACTGAACTACAGCAACATTGAGGATAAGATTGGTAACAACTTCGTAGGGGGCAACAACATTCCGCGCCTCTTGATTGAGATGATTCCCATCGTTCCGATCAAATATCCCAATGGCACCTACGGCAAGCGCCAGGATTATCCTGACATGGAAGGCGGCGACAACCCCGTTGCTCTTACCCGCGAGGACGTAAACCTCACGCGCAACCAGGTATTTGCGGGCAATATGTACGCCAACTTCACCTTCTCACCTAGCTTAACCTTCCGCTCGGTATTTGGTGCTAACATCAGTTCGCAATTTAACCCCACCTACGAGAGCAATTTAGTACAGCTACGGGCCGGCACCCAGAGCCTAGCCGGCGTTGGTGCCTACGATGGCAAGAGCCTACAATGGCAGAACTATCTAACTTATAACAAAGCCTTTAACCAAGACCACTCACTGAACGTGGTAGTTGGTGTGGATGCGCAGCGCTCTCAGAGTCAAGGCATCTATACTGAAACCCAAGGCCTCTCGGACAATGCTTACCTGTATAACAACCTAGCTGCTGGTGCGACGCCTCAAGTTCAGGGAACACTTAACGGTGTAGCCAATCAGTTTAATGCCAACCAGTTCTTGTCGTTCTTCGGGCGAGCCAACTATGGCTATAAAGACCGTTACCTGCTCACAGCTACGTTCCGCGCCGACGGCGCCTCACGCTTTGGCGCCGATAACCAATGGGGCTACTTCCCGTCGGCGGCTGCGGCTTGGCGTATTTCGCAGGAGTCTTTTTTGGCTGATAACTCCACAATTTCCGACCTAAAGCTGCGATTCGGCTACGGTCAGACGGGTAACAGCGACTTCTCCAATTATCAGTCGCAGGCTCGCCTAGGAACTAATAGCTATGTCATCAATGGTACACGAGTGGGCGGCACCACGATCAGCACACTTGGTAACCCCGACTTGGGCTGGGAGCGCGCAAGCCAGTATGACTTAGGCCTAAACCTAGGTTTGTGGCAAAACCGGTTGACCTTTGAGGCTGACTTATACTCGCGCACTACTACCAAGCTGCTCCTGGCCGCCCCAGTGCCCCGCACCAGCGGCTATGGTAGCATCACGCGCAATGTGGGCAGCGTCCGCAACCAAGGCCTAGAACTGTCGCTGAACACGGTGAACATAACTGGTAAGGCCTTTACCTGGTCAACTGGTTTCAACATCTCGTTCCTCAAAAACCGGGTGGTAGCCCTCGGACCAGCCGGCGACGATATCTATCCAGGACCTAACTTCCTGAATGAAACCAACGTGCTGCGCATCGGCCAGCCGGTAGGTTCGCTGTTTGGGCTGGTACGCACAGGCACCTGGAGCACTGCGGAGGCGGATGAAGCTAAGCGTTACAACAAGCTCCCCGGCGACCTCAAGTTTGCGGACCAAAACAATGACGGGCAGATCAATGACCTCGACCGAGTTATCATCGGCAAGAGCATCCCAACCGGCTTCGGTTCGTTCAGCAACACCTTCACCTATAAGGGCCTTGACTTGCTGGTGGATGTGCAGTTCACCTACGGCAACGACGTGATGAACCTGACCCACCACTCGGCCCTCGACCGTACCGACCAAGCCAACAGCTACTCGCGTGCCTATACCGAAGCTTGGACGCCCGACCGCCAGAATACGATGATTGCGCAGGTACGTCCCTCTTACGTGTACTACGATTCGCGCATCGACTCCTACAAAGTAGAAGATGGCTCTTTCATCCGGGGACGCAATGCAGTGCTAGGTTATTCGTTCCCAAGCGCTTTAGTGGAGCGTATCAAGCTCTCCCGTCTACGGGTGTACGTGTCAGCGCAGAACTTCTTCCTGATTACTAAATACAAGGGTTACGATCCTGAAACGTCGACTTACACTAATGCCTTTGCCCAAGGCATCCAGTTCTTCGACTATCCTAAGGCGCGCACGTTCACGGCTGGCCTCAACGTAACTCTGTAA
- a CDS encoding LacI family DNA-binding transcriptional regulator: MKKKILIHDIAKHLDVSIATVSLVLNGKAKEKRISDGLAEKVLKYVEEVGYKPNQLAKSLRTGKTHVIGLVVEDIANPFFATIAGLIEKKALAHGYRIIYCSTSNDVVKTRDILAMFQERHVDGYILALPDGLESEVSALVRSGKPLVLFDRVLAGVLTNAVVVDGATGTYEATQHLLAQGLTSVALLTIRDGQTQMIARQQGYTQALREHNLPELVEEIVFQQSPEQVMEQMLAFFQANSACNGVLFTTNYLGVYGLEVLKRLGRRIPEDMAVISFDDNDLFRLYTPPITVVAQPMEAMAEEIISMLLAALNGSKETSRMTQLQLAPQLVLRQSSVTLAATPHLEARTS; the protein is encoded by the coding sequence TTGAAAAAGAAAATCCTCATTCACGACATCGCCAAGCACCTCGACGTGTCCATTGCGACCGTATCATTGGTGCTGAATGGCAAGGCGAAAGAAAAGCGCATCAGCGACGGACTCGCCGAAAAGGTGCTGAAGTACGTGGAAGAGGTTGGGTATAAGCCCAATCAGCTAGCCAAAAGTCTGCGTACGGGCAAAACACACGTTATCGGACTGGTCGTAGAAGACATTGCCAACCCGTTCTTTGCCACCATTGCCGGCCTGATCGAGAAAAAGGCGCTGGCGCATGGCTACCGCATTATTTATTGTAGTACCAGCAACGATGTTGTTAAGACGCGTGATATTCTGGCGATGTTCCAGGAGCGGCACGTCGACGGCTACATCCTAGCACTCCCCGACGGATTGGAAAGCGAAGTAAGCGCCCTGGTACGCAGTGGCAAGCCCTTGGTACTCTTCGACCGGGTGCTGGCGGGTGTGCTGACCAATGCCGTAGTCGTTGATGGTGCTACGGGTACGTACGAGGCGACCCAACATCTGCTAGCGCAAGGCCTTACCTCCGTGGCGCTCCTGACGATTCGGGATGGGCAGACACAAATGATTGCGCGGCAGCAAGGATACACGCAAGCCCTGCGGGAGCACAACTTGCCGGAACTGGTAGAAGAAATCGTGTTTCAGCAGAGCCCTGAACAAGTGATGGAGCAGATGCTGGCGTTCTTCCAAGCAAATTCGGCCTGCAACGGAGTGCTATTCACTACTAACTACCTAGGCGTTTACGGGTTAGAAGTGCTCAAGCGCTTAGGGCGGCGCATTCCCGAAGATATGGCTGTTATTTCCTTCGACGACAACGATTTGTTCCGACTTTATACCCCGCCCATTACAGTAGTAGCCCAACCCATGGAGGCTATGGCCGAGGAGATTATCAGCATGCTGCTAGCGGCGCTGAATGGCTCCAAAGAAACCAGCCGCATGACCCAGCTACAACTAGCACCGCAGTTGGTATTGCGTCAGTCGTCGGTAACACTCGCGGCTACACCTCATCTGGAAGCGCGTACTAGCTAG